From Hylaeus volcanicus isolate JK05 chromosome 2, UHH_iyHylVolc1.0_haploid, whole genome shotgun sequence, the proteins below share one genomic window:
- the LOC128872971 gene encoding protein YIPF5-like, translated as MIRLLCINSWNNLYRFDYENVGSNGFVDEEDEPPLLEELGIDIDRIMQKTLAVLNPFHEVGPIDDVNYLLEDSDLAGPVIFYLAFAAFLSIATTKAYFGYVYGLAMISFIVMYILLSLMNINSNITLSAVASVLGYCLLPVVGLACLNIFIRLKGFVGLLLAVIAVAWATLSASRFFSIIFGEVNQRPLIAYPCALLYGTFTLIVIFQ; from the coding sequence ATGATACGATTACTTTGTATAAACTCATGGAATAATTTGTATCGCTTTGACTATGAAAACGTAGGTTCGAATGGTTTTGTAGACGAAGAGGATGAACCACCGCTCTTAGAAGAATTAGGCATAGATATCGATCGAATAATGCAAAAAACATTGGCTGTTTTAAATCCGTTTCACGAAGTAGGGCCAATCGATGATGTAAATTATTTGCTAGAGGATTCCGATTTAGCTGGTCCGGTTATATTTTACTTAGCATTCGCTGCATTTCTTTCGATAGCTACCACGAAGGCGTATTTCGGTTATGTTTACGGCTTAGCTATGATATCGTTCATAGTAATGTATATTCTTCTGTCcttaatgaatattaacaGTAATATTACATTGTCTGCTGTAGCATCTGTTTTAGGATACTGTTTACTACCCGTCGTAGGACTTgcttgtttaaatatttttattagattgaAAGGCTTCGTTGGATTACTTCTTGCCGTGATTGCAGTTGCTTGGGCAACACTTTCTGCATCTAGATTTTTCTCTATTATATTTGGAGAAGTAAATCAACGTCCCCTTATTGCTTATCCTTGTGCTCTCCTTTATGGCACTTTCACATTGAtagtaatatttcaataa